A window from Dehalobacter sp. DCA encodes these proteins:
- a CDS encoding S8 family peptidase, which translates to MMAVEKKNIFLSNTIEPLPYVSKSGRGPEKRIPDRDVNTHANFLKRKFEEAYAQSLTQKQVAAIRYKEGTYLEFSGKQQYDLSIKSLENLSAGIRLLNVKTDKETDTVRATVYVPEGKEAFFINKVEKYLESYEKNGKPKYNDLISSIDDVKLAFLEAFWIGKKEDMPTDTPVWCEIWLRVEDVQFDEVESSFSAKCEELGIHCDEKLIKFPERLIKLIYASATQLGELISRHAYIAEIRRAPEVTSFFEELNSKEQREWVEDLLSRIDYDFSNAAICILDTGVSSGHLLLSGAFDDDTVQSVEAAWGNGDHDGHGTEMAGIALYYNLQDRLLSPNRQRIVHHLESVKILPPKGENDPKLYGAITQRAVYLAEISRPHIERTVCMAVTSERYNTNDGSPTSWSGAVDSIVSGAMDRDEKRLFFVSAGNVYPFELSHSEYPESSIIHSVESPGQAWNAITVGAYSQDVRIEDNLLKNYRAVANSGELSPYSSTSVMWDDRWPIKPEILCDGGNVATNGTDYTECTDLSLLTTHYKPLSRLFSTIWGTSSATAQAAWMAAQIIAEYPGIWPETVRALLIHSARWTDSMKSQFCKDDKKTKGRRNLLRSCGYGIPNLDRAIQCMNNSVNLVMEGELQPFVKSGMNEMHIHHIPWPKEVLQGLGSIPTEMRVTLSYFIEPGPGEVGWKDKYRYPSCGLRFDVINQNETKTDFMKRINVKMRGEDKKDSGEGTSGSKFWYLGTDNRDVGSIHSDFRQQNAVDLCDANYIAVYPVIGWWRERAYLGRYNNKVRYSLVVSISTPEIDINLYTPIITQVEASIKNAVEIEVS; encoded by the coding sequence ATGATGGCTGTTGAAAAAAAGAACATATTTCTTTCTAATACAATAGAACCATTGCCTTATGTCTCCAAAAGCGGCCGAGGCCCTGAAAAGAGAATCCCAGATAGAGATGTCAATACTCATGCGAATTTTTTAAAACGCAAATTTGAGGAAGCGTATGCTCAATCACTCACACAGAAACAAGTTGCGGCAATTCGATATAAAGAAGGTACATATCTTGAATTTTCCGGCAAGCAGCAATATGATCTGAGTATCAAAAGTCTCGAAAATCTTTCAGCGGGGATTCGCCTTTTGAATGTTAAAACTGATAAAGAGACAGATACTGTTCGGGCAACTGTTTATGTTCCCGAAGGTAAAGAAGCGTTCTTCATTAACAAAGTAGAAAAGTATCTGGAATCTTATGAAAAAAATGGGAAGCCAAAATACAATGACCTTATTAGCAGTATTGATGATGTCAAGTTGGCATTTTTGGAAGCCTTCTGGATTGGCAAGAAGGAAGATATGCCTACAGACACCCCGGTATGGTGCGAAATATGGCTAAGAGTCGAAGATGTTCAATTTGATGAAGTTGAGTCTTCGTTCTCGGCAAAATGTGAAGAATTGGGCATTCATTGTGATGAGAAGTTAATTAAGTTTCCTGAGCGATTGATCAAATTGATTTATGCGAGTGCTACACAACTCGGAGAGTTGATTAGTCGCCATGCATACATTGCTGAAATTCGTAGGGCTCCTGAAGTCACGAGTTTTTTTGAAGAATTAAATAGTAAAGAACAAAGAGAATGGGTAGAAGATTTGCTGTCTCGTATAGATTATGATTTTTCAAATGCTGCTATCTGTATTCTTGATACAGGAGTTTCTTCTGGTCACCTTTTGCTTTCTGGCGCATTTGATGATGACACAGTCCAATCAGTTGAAGCAGCTTGGGGTAACGGCGACCATGACGGTCATGGTACGGAGATGGCTGGAATTGCTCTATACTACAATTTACAGGACAGACTTCTCTCTCCTAATCGCCAGAGAATTGTTCATCATCTTGAGTCGGTAAAAATCCTACCACCAAAGGGTGAAAATGATCCCAAACTCTATGGAGCTATTACCCAGAGAGCTGTGTATCTAGCAGAAATCAGCCGTCCTCATATTGAACGTACCGTTTGCATGGCTGTTACATCCGAAAGATATAATACAAATGACGGAAGCCCCACATCTTGGTCGGGGGCTGTTGATAGTATTGTTTCCGGTGCAATGGATAGAGACGAAAAGCGGTTGTTCTTCGTTAGCGCAGGAAATGTTTATCCATTCGAACTTTCACATTCGGAATATCCTGAATCAAGTATAATACACTCGGTTGAAAGTCCGGGACAAGCATGGAATGCTATTACTGTTGGTGCATATAGCCAAGATGTCCGCATAGAGGATAATTTGTTGAAAAACTATAGGGCTGTTGCTAACAGTGGAGAGTTATCTCCGTATAGTTCGACTTCTGTAATGTGGGATGATAGATGGCCAATAAAACCTGAAATACTATGTGATGGCGGAAATGTGGCGACTAATGGTACGGATTATACGGAGTGTACGGATTTATCATTATTAACAACTCATTATAAGCCGCTGTCTAGACTGTTCAGCACAATATGGGGGACAAGTTCCGCAACAGCTCAGGCAGCCTGGATGGCGGCACAGATTATTGCTGAATATCCAGGTATATGGCCGGAAACAGTTCGTGCATTGCTTATTCATTCAGCAAGATGGACTGATTCAATGAAATCTCAGTTTTGCAAAGATGATAAAAAAACAAAAGGTAGGCGTAATTTATTGCGTTCATGCGGATACGGGATTCCAAATTTGGACAGAGCTATCCAGTGCATGAATAATAGCGTGAACTTAGTTATGGAGGGAGAATTACAGCCATTTGTCAAAAGCGGAATGAATGAGATGCATATTCACCATATTCCATGGCCCAAGGAGGTATTGCAAGGATTAGGTTCTATCCCGACAGAGATGCGTGTAACGCTGTCATATTTTATAGAGCCAGGTCCTGGCGAGGTTGGTTGGAAAGATAAGTACCGCTATCCATCATGTGGTTTGCGATTTGATGTAATAAACCAGAATGAAACTAAAACTGACTTCATGAAACGCATTAATGTTAAAATGCGTGGTGAAGACAAGAAGGATTCAGGAGAAGGAACAAGCGGTAGTAAGTTTTGGTATTTAGGTACTGATAATCGAGATGTTGGTTCAATTCATTCGGACTTTCGTCAACAAAACGCGGTCGATTTGTGTGATGCTAATTACATTGCCGTGTACCCAGTTATAGGTTGGTGGAGGGAGCGGGCGTATCTTGGACGTTACAACAATAAGGTTCGATATTCACTAGTTGTTTCGATTTCAACACCAGAGATTGATATTAATCTCTACACGCCAATCATCACACAGGTTGAAGCTAGTATTAAAAATGCTGTGGAGATTGAAGTATCTTGA
- a CDS encoding AAA family ATPase — protein MATADQIKGLIRAHFDRDDEKFKTTVLQIAAYEAKHGHTNLARELKALLDKANFSKAKVVQINNQNQMLLMSSPDDRLSDLVVSDEVHNRIIRILNEFTNRDKLKKHGLVNRRKILIEGNPGTGKTMTASVIASELRLPLFVVQMDKMVTKFMGETSVKLRQIFDSIESITGVYLFDEFDAIGADRGLDNEVGEMRRILNSFLQFIEQDASDSIIIAATNNHRMLDQALFRRFDDVLHYSLPSSDDVQRLFEIKLGAFSPDFAPSELLVNKALSLSHAEIARVCDDAIKHSILNDVELSQENLMSIISERLSVYSNKEA, from the coding sequence ATGGCTACAGCAGATCAAATCAAAGGGCTGATTAGAGCTCATTTTGATCGTGACGACGAAAAATTCAAGACAACTGTCTTGCAAATTGCTGCATACGAAGCTAAGCATGGCCATACAAATTTAGCTCGTGAACTAAAAGCACTTCTTGATAAGGCAAATTTCTCAAAAGCGAAAGTTGTTCAAATAAATAATCAGAATCAAATGTTGCTAATGTCCAGTCCGGATGATAGGCTATCGGATTTGGTTGTTTCTGATGAAGTGCATAATAGAATAATTCGTATCCTTAATGAATTTACCAACCGCGACAAGTTAAAAAAACACGGTTTGGTTAATAGAAGAAAGATACTAATCGAGGGAAATCCGGGTACAGGAAAAACAATGACTGCATCCGTTATTGCTTCGGAACTGCGTCTTCCATTGTTTGTCGTCCAAATGGATAAAATGGTTACTAAATTTATGGGTGAGACCAGTGTAAAACTGCGCCAGATCTTTGACTCCATCGAGAGTATAACTGGCGTTTATTTGTTTGATGAATTTGATGCCATCGGTGCTGATAGGGGCTTAGATAATGAAGTTGGTGAAATGCGCCGGATCTTAAACTCTTTTTTGCAATTTATTGAACAAGACGCTTCAGATAGTATCATTATCGCAGCCACTAACAATCATCGAATGCTAGATCAGGCATTGTTCCGACGGTTTGATGATGTCTTGCATTATTCATTACCATCATCCGATGATGTACAAAGATTATTTGAAATAAAATTAGGTGCATTTTCTCCTGATTTTGCGCCATCAGAACTGTTGGTTAATAAGGCGCTTTCTTTGAGTCATGCAGAGATTGCGCGAGTATGCGATGATGCAATTAAGCACTCTATTTTGAATGATGTTGAACTTTCACAAGAGAATTTGATGAGTATAATCAGCGAAAGGCTTTCGGTCTATTCTAATAAGGAGGCGTAA